The proteins below come from a single Malus domestica chromosome 03, GDT2T_hap1 genomic window:
- the LOC139194277 gene encoding uncharacterized protein, with the protein MVFLKCFKSNTITILAKEGDSQDSGTTLKLYAPLTGPKALALPAKDNSMHIKSWSSEVPWDVVDSVRLNAKKKACTSMSLILNHSHHVRDNHSVSFELLGDRIRSGAMAWSSTLSTTGGAAFVEFYWEWLEDVLSRSKDMLTSTGIYHAVYASLFSYDRHSSVMRAFFEHWCSATNTLHTARGEMSFSLWDLHKIGGLPIQGKFYDEVVPSVEEFSYRNSRGLPASCRYLFEAYHKLFQEAPGKSGVKISSWIRFWYWDAMKYKRPSKKSGRNKTTRPKGDSDPSGVIGPAVRRTSAELKAFEDCGVASEHLEESYLAAFLACWLCKFVFPKDDVNLIRPGVFKVVSKMAAGESFSLAIPVLANIYDGLNVISNLASTEDRAAVLPYHYVYGWLGEYFGTHFSSSTLDKSGHSSPTSVKMGPLMTKYSGVLSARSLDDSQAQTLFRSCEGLKMDRLARVGSVRRGIMDDSHLRSSDLSYLISLRLAYVSLRQENRCVVQPYNPHRFSRQFGFVQNVPGRLKEKAQLESLQAVYMHWESCTRACMNAYITLPAKDEFRGNPVTRVYAHWWSKVHHEDLGMASGTNSSHSHHDASKEGSFATPMQLVPFDRASATPLQDRPVALVRQRLCSSPHHLDASEEAGDEVDSYEDGLVLRRRQQVLNKRPLEVAQVDSDVNFRHKKKEVFRPPQSDGRVSSEKDVGPSCSFDLATAGVHSYMDMLLGGNLPTNGEIGDPPGEELVQNSPNLPSLPCVGEGVQESIIRPAPLPASSAISLRGPNLNGTEQFIHRLKLRAALDVKSHIESRISKCSLEDLSLLEEDLSKLVSTIDNLNVDSSSLRIKIAELMAASTEYSSLRAISLKKLSPDDRAQQLAAIDLSLARVRSSQQVASGDYQVTEASLASVQVRLDALVREREQLGTQASQLEKVLAEQRATLSQHHEEISRLEQEKGMAMDLPTLSPTEVETLKTLEGLFQDRLRSFRDISFQ; encoded by the exons ATGGTGTTTCTCAAGTGCTTTAAAAGCAACACTATCACCATTCTTGCAAAGGAAGGCGATTCACAGGATAGTGGAACGACGTTAAAGCTTTATGCGCCACTTACCGGCCCCAAGGCGCTTGCCCTTCCCGCAAAAGACAAttccatgcatattaagtcgtggtcttctgAAGTACCTTGGGATGTGGTAGACTCTGTTCGactaaatgcaaagaaaaaGGCGTGCACATCGATGAGTCTTATCTTGAACCATTCGCACCATGTTCGTGACAATCATTCAGTTTCGTTTGAGCTTCTTGGCGATCGTATCCGCAGCGGAGCTATGGCTTGGAGTAGCACCTTGTCGACTACTGGAGGAGCCGCCTTCGTTGAGTTTTATTGGGaatggcttgaagatgtcttgagcCGTTCCAAAGATATGCTTACCAGCACGGGCATTTATCATGCTGTATATGCATCTCTGTTCAGTTATGACCGACATTCTTCCGTCATGCGTGCattctttgagcattggtgttcagcgaccaacacacttcacacggCTCGAGGGGAGATGTCGTTCTCGCTTTGGGATCTCCATAAGATAGGAGGCTTGCCAATCCAGGGAAAATTCTATGATGAGGTTGTTCCTAGCGTGGAAGAGTTTTCTTATCGCAACAGTCGAGGATTACCTGCGAGCTGCCGCTATTTGTTTGAGGCATACCATAAGCTTTTCCAAGAGGCCCCAGGTAAGTCAGGCGTGAAGATTTCTTCATGGATCCGATTTTGGTATTGGGATGCCATGAAGTACAAGAGGCCTTCGAAGAAAAGTGGTCGTAACAAGACAACCAGGCCTAAGGGGGACTCAGACCCGTCGGGTGTCATTGGTCCAGCTGTTCGTCGTACTTCTGCTGAGTTGAAGGCATTTGAGGATTGTGGCGTGGCGTCAGAGCACTTAGAAGAATCTTACTTAGCCgctttcttagcttgttggctctgtaagtttgttttccccaAGGATGATGTCAACCTCATTCGTCCCGGAGTCTTCAAAGTTGTtagcaagatggctgcaggtgaatcttttagccttgctattCCAGTTTTAGCCAACATTTACGACGGCTTGAATGTTATTTCGAACTTGGCAAGCACTGAAGATCGTGCTGCGGTGCTCccttaccactatgtgtatggttggttgggtgagtattttggcactcatttttcttcgtCAACTTTAGACAAGTCAGGTCATTCTTCTCCGACTTCAGTCAAGATGGGGCCTTTAATGACGAAGTATTCTGGTGTGCTTTCTGCGAGGAGTCTTGACGATTCGCAGGCTCAAACACTGTTTAGAAGTTGTGAAGGCTTAAAAATGGACCGCCTGGCGAGAGTTGGCTCAGTACGGCGAGGCATCATGGACGATTCGCATCTTCGCTCTTCAGATTTGTCTTATCTTATAAGTCTTCGCTTGGCGTATGTTTCTTTGCGGCAAGAAAACCGATGCGTCGTTCAGCCGTACAATCCTCACCGTTTTAGCAGGCAATTTGGTTTCGTCCAAAATGTGCCGGGCAGGCTGAAGGAAAAGGCCCAATTAGAATCCTTGCAGGCCGTgtatatgcattgggagtcttgtacCCGTGCCTGTATGAACGCTTATATTACCCTGCCAGCCAAGGACGAGTTCAGGGGTAATCCAGTGACTCGTGTTTACGcgcattggtggtcaaaggtaCATCATGAGGATTTGGGGATGGCAAGTGGTACTAATTCTTCCCATTCACACCATGATGCGTCGAAAGAAGGCAGTTTTGCGACTCCTATGCAGCTGGTACCTTTTGATCGTGCGAGTGCAACTCCCTTGCAAGACAGACCTGTGGCTTTAGTCCGTCAACGCTTGTGCTCGTCTCCTCACCATTTAGACGCTTCTGAAGAGGCGGGTGACGAAGTTGATTCGTATGAAGATGGACTTGTTTTGCGACGGCGCCAACAAGTTTTAAACAAACGACCTCTTGAAGTTGCTCAGGTTGACAGCgatgtcaattttcgtcataaaaagaaagaagtgtTTAGGCCTCCCCAATCCGATGGTCGTGTGTCTTCAGAGAAAGAT GTTGGGccttcttgttcttttgatttggcGACCGCGGGTGTTCACTCCTATATGGATATGCTACTTGGAGGCAATCTACCTACAAACGGGGAGATTGGGGATCCGCCCGGTGAAGAGCTCGTTCAAAATTCGCCCAATCTTCCAAGCCTGCCGTGTGTAGGTGAAGGCGTACAAGAGTCCATCATACGTCCAGCACCTTTGCCAGCTAGTTCTGCGATCTCTTTGAGAGGGCCGAACCTTAATGGTACCGAGCAATTTATCCATCGCCTCAAACTTCGTGCTGCCTTGGATGTCAAAAGCCATATTGAGAGTAGGATTTCGAAGTGCTCGCTGGAAGACCTTTCATTGCTCGAAGAAGATTTGTCGAAGCTTGTTTCTACGATTGACAATCTTAATGTTGATTCTTCGTCTTTGAGGATCAAGATCGCCGAACTTATGGCTGCCTCCactgagtattcttccttgcgCGCTATTTCCTTGAAGAAGTTGAGCCCAGATGATCGAGCTCAACAGCTTGCAGCAATAGACTTGTCCTTAGCCCGAGTCCGGTCTTCTCAGCAAGTTGCTTCGGGAGATTATCAAGTCACAGAGGCTTCTTTAGCTTCCGTCCAGGTGCGTCTGGATGCGTTGGTACGAGAGCGAGAGCAGTTGGGAACCCAAGCATCACAACTTGAAAAGGTTCTTGCAGAACAGAGGGCTACACTTTCTCAGCACCATGAGGAGATTTCACGTCTAGAACAAGAGAAAGGCATGGCTATGGATTTGCCCACCTTGTCTCCGACCGAGGtggagactttgaagactttggaaggcttGTTTCAAGATCGCCTTCGTAGTTTTAGGGACATATCTTTCCAGTaa